CGTGATTGCAAACGGTTATAAAAGCCGGTATCAGATTGCTGAGGCAAGGATTGAGTTTGTTCAAGAAGATAATCCTGAGTGGGAGCTCTTAGATGGGAATATTCGTTTTAATCAAATCTTGACAACTTTCCCACCTGCAAAGCAAATCATAAATACTTTGGAATTTAACACCAATGCCTTGACAACCGCTTTGTTTGGAGGTGAATAAGATGAACATGGTCCCGGATAAGATTAATAATTTCAATGTATACGACGAAGGTAACGTGCTTGTGGGCGTTAGTGGTGAGATTACTTTACCAAATCTTGAGTCAATGTCTGAAACAATTAGTGGCGCAGGTATTGCTGGTGAAATCGATATGCCGACACCAGGTCATTTTGGATCGATTAGTATCGAGATCCCCTTTCGAACCCTTTATGATCAATCATTTAGCTTATTATCACCGAGAGGGCGTATTATTACCCTTAGAGCTTCTCAAAGTTCATGGAGTTCAACCGAAGGTAAGTTAGTGAATAAAGGGTTAAAAATCACCCTCAAAACCATTCCAAAAGGGCTTGATTTAGGCACAATGGGTGTGGGAAAACCAACAGGATCCACAAACTCCCTTGAAGTTTTATATATAAAAGTAGAGCTCGATGGAAAAACGTTGCTAGAACTAGATAAACTAAACTATATTTTTGTGGTTAACGGTGAAGATATCTTAAAAGATGTTCGTAACCAGATTTAGGAGGTATTCATGGATAATAATGAACTAATTACGGTTGATGGGAAGGAAGTTGATGATTCACTGATCATCACCTTTAAAAAACCCTATACATTTGAAGGTACAACATATGAAGAGCTGGATATGAATGGATTAGAAGACTTTTCTACAGAGCAATTTGAGTTGGCCGAACGTCAATACACCAATTCAGGTAGTTTTTCAGCCATTCCTGAAATGACAGTAGGTTTCGCAAAGTATGTAGCTTCCGTTATAACTAAAAAACCTATTGAGTTTTTTAATGGGTTGCCGGCAAATGAGATGGTAAAAGTAAAAAACGTGTGCGTCGGCTATTTCTACAATTAGGACTACGCATCGGAGATGGGAAAAAGTTAAAAAAGATGGTGATTCGCTTGGCAATAAAAACCAATGCGAATCTTTTTTTGTATTTAAAAATTCCCATCGAAGAGCTTTTTGAAATAGTCGATGAGATAAGGGAGATGTCGGAGCATGGCAAGTAAAAAGATGACATATGAAACGGTCTTTGAGTTAGGCGGTAAAATAGAAAGCTCCTTCGGAAAAACGTTTAAAAATGCAAGTAAGCAAGTCAATGGCCTTCAACAAACATCAAAAAAAGCAGAGAAGTCAACACGAGGTCTTACCGACGCTTTAAAGTTAGCGACAGTGGCTGCTGCAGGATATAAAGCCTTTTCTTCGGCAAAGCAATACGCCGAAGAAAGCATCGATGCAGCCAAAGTTCAGATTGAACAAGAAACAAAGCTTGCCACAGTCGTCAGGGAAAGAGCTAAGGCAACAGATGAACAGATTGAGTCAATCTTAAAGTTAACAGCTGTTCAGCAAAATCTTGGAATTATTGGTGATGAAATTCAGATTGCAGGTGCGCAGCAGTTAGCAACATTCCTAAATCAAACCGATTCCATTGAAACCTTGTTGCCGGCAATGAACAACTTATTGGCTCAACAAAAAGGTCTGAATGCATCCACAGGCGATGCCGTAAGTATGGGGAACATGTTCGGTAAAGTTATGAATGGCCAATTAGGTGCTTTGTCTAAGGCAGGTATTTCTTTTACAGAAGCTCAGGAAGAAGTCTTAAAATATGGGACGGAATCCGAGCGAGCTGCCATGCTGGCGCAAGTCATTACAGACAATGTTGGTGCAATGAATGAAGTCATGGCTAAAACAGATAGTGGAAAGCTTCAAAATGCCACTAACCGCCTTGGAGATATGCAAGAAGTCATCGGAATGAAACTATTGCCGATTCAAGCGGAGTTT
This sequence is a window from Vallitaleaceae bacterium 9-2. Protein-coding genes within it:
- a CDS encoding phage major tail tube protein; this encodes MNMVPDKINNFNVYDEGNVLVGVSGEITLPNLESMSETISGAGIAGEIDMPTPGHFGSISIEIPFRTLYDQSFSLLSPRGRIITLRASQSSWSSTEGKLVNKGLKITLKTIPKGLDLGTMGVGKPTGSTNSLEVLYIKVELDGKTLLELDKLNYIFVVNGEDILKDVRNQI